The Stenotrophomonas sp. NA06056 genome segment TGCAGTACGCAGTAGCAATTTGGAGGAATACATCACATGGCAATCGTTCTTTATGTCGGTGGTAGCAAGGATGGCGAGAAGGGCGTGGTGCCCTACGGCTTCAGCAAATCCCGCGCCGATACCGCGCTGGGGCCGGAGTTCTACACGGAGCGGTTCATGGAACTGCAGGGTGTCGGCAAGGTCCGCTTGATGGCGCTGGAGAGCCTGCGTGACGACATCGTCATGCAGCGTGCCGCCCGCCACTACCGCTGACCTTCGCACTACGCGGCAGGACGCGCCCCACCATCGCGCGTCCGCGCCGGCATCCCAGCCCGGGGCCCGTCCGAGCCCCCCTTGCCAGGATGCCGGCGTCCGATCCGGACCCGCCGCCTGAACCGCCGTTCTGTCAACGCCTTGTCCCTGCCGCCCGCGCATTGCAAGAATGAGCCTTTCCCGCAATGCGGCCCAGGCCGGAAACAATGCACGACGCCAAGCACGCCCAGCGCCAGATCGCTCAGCAGATCGCCCAGACCATCGCCGATGAAATCGGTGCCCAGACCGCCCAGGTCAGCGCCGCCGTCGGTCTGCTCGATGAAGGCGCCAGCGTTCCGTTCATCGCCCGCTACCGCAAGGAAGTCACCGGCGGTCTGGACGACACCCAGCTGCGCAACCTGGAAACACGCCTGACCTACCTGCGCGAGCTGGAAGACCGCCGTGCTGCGGTGCTGACCAGCATCGGCGAGCAGGGCAAGCTCAGCGACGAGCTGCGCAACGAGATCCTCGCTGCCGACACCAAGAGCCGGCTGGAAGATCTGTACCTGCCGTACAAGCCCAAGCGTCGCACCCGCGCGCAGATCGCGCGTGAAGCCGGGCTGGAGCCGCTGGCCGACGGCCTGCTGGGCGATCCGACGCAGGACCCTCAGGTCTTTGCCGCCACCTTCGTGGATGCCGACAAGGGCGTAGCCGATACCAAGGCCGCGCTGGAAGGGGCCCGCGCGATCCTGATGGAGCGCTGGGGTGAGGACGCCACGCTGGTGGGTGAACTGCGCAGCTGGTTGAGCGAGCAGGGCGTGATCCGTGCCCGCGTTGCCGAAGGCAAGGAAACCGAGGGCGCCAAGTACCGCGATTATTTCGAACACGCCGAGTCGCTGGCGAAGATCCCCTCGCACCGGTTGCTGGCGCTGTTCCGCGCGCGCCGCGAGGAGATCCTGTTCCTGGAACTGGACCCGGGCAAGGATGCGGAGGCGGGACATCAGTACGCCGAAGGGCGGGTGGCGCACAACGCCGGCATTCGCGATGCGGGGCGTCCGGGTGATCGCTGGCTGCTGGATGCCTGCCGCCTGACCTGGCGGGCCAAGCTGCATATGCATCTGCTGCTGGACCTGTTCAACCAGGCCCGCGAGAAGGCTGAGGCCGAAGCCATCGCAGTGTTCGGCGACAACCTCAAGGATCTGCTGCTGGCCGCGCCGGCCGGCCCGAAAAGCGTGCTGGGACTGGACCCGGGCATCCGCACCGGCTGCAAGATCGCCGTGGTCGACGCCACCGGCAAGCTGGTCGCCACCGATACCATCTACCCGCATGAACCCCGCCGGCAGTGGGATCAGTCGCTGCAGACGATCAAGCAGCTGTGTGCCAAGCACAACGTACAGCTGATCGCGATCGGCAACGGTACTGCCAGCCGCGAGACCGACAAGCTGGCGGGTGAAGCCATCAAGGCCCTGGGCGACAACGCACCGCAGAAAATCGTGGTCAGTGAAGCCGGGGCGTCGGTGTACTCGGCGTCGGAAACGGCGGCCAAAGAGTTCCCTGACCTGGACGTGTCGATTCGTGGCGCAGTATCGATTGCCCGCCGTCTGCAGGACCCGCTGGCCGAGCTGGTGAAGATCGAGCCGAAAGCGATCGGCGTGGGGCAGTACCAGCACGATGTGGATCAGTACCGCCTGGCGCGTGCGCTGGATGCGCGCGTGGAGGACTGCGTGAACGCCGTTGGCGTGTACGTCAACACGGCGTCGGCGGCACTGCTGTCGCGCGTGTCGGGCCTGTCGTCGACGGTGGCCGAGAACATCGTGCGCCACCGCGATGACAACGGTCCGTTCAAGCGTCGCAAGGACCTCTTGAAGGTGTCGCGATTGGGCGAGAAGACGTTCGAACAATGTGCGGGCTTCCTGCGTATCGCCGATGGCGATCAGCCGCTGGATGCGTCGTCGGTGCATCCGGAAGCCTACCCGGTGGTCGAGCGCATCGTGGCCAGCACCGCGCGTCCGATCAAGGCGTTGATCGGCGACGGCAGTTTCCTGCGCGGGTTGAAGGCCGAGCAGTTCACCGACGAGACATTCGGTGTGCCGACTGTGCGCGACATCCTCAAGGAACTGGAAAAGCCTGGCCGTGATCCGCGCCCGGAATTCAAGGCCGCCCGTTTCGCCGATGGCGTCGAGGACATCAAGGACCTGCGCGAGGGCATGGTGCTGGAGGGAGTGGTCAGCAACGTGGCCGCATTCGGTGCGTTCGTCGATATCGGCGTGCACCAGGATGGCCTGATCCACATCTCGGCGCTGTCGGACACCTACGTGAAAGATCCGCGCGACGTGGTCAAGGCCGGCGACATCGTCAAGGTGAAGGTGCTGGAGGTGGATGTGCCGCGCAAGCGGATCGCCCTGACCCGTCGTCTGGACGATACGCCCGGCCAGGCCACCAGCCGCCCGGGCAGCCGTGACGAACGCAGCCAGGGTCAGCCGCCGCGTCGCGACGCTGGCAACCCCGGGCAGGGGCGTGGCCAAGGCCGCAACCAGGGCAGTGGTGGGCGCCCGGCACAGGCTTCGCCGCCCGCCAACAATGCCCTGGCCGAGGCGTTCGCCCGGGCCAAGCGCAGCTGAGTCTGCCGTCCCCCTCCCGGCGCGGCCCGGATGGGGGACTTGTCGATGTTCCCCGGCAATGCGCACACTTGCGCTGGAAGGGGGGCTTGGGGCCCCGCTGCCGCTGGGGAGGCCATGCCGTCAGCACCGTCTGCCTTGTTCCGTGACCGCTGTGGCACCGCGCCACGGCCTGCGGGCAGCTGCGTCTGCAGGGGAGGCGGCTGATGGCCGATCACGGCAACAGCGCCAACGCACTGCTGGAACGCCGGCTGCAGGAACTGGCCGAGGAGCGTCGTCGTCTGGCGATGATCATCGAGGGCACTGCGGCCGGCACCTGGGAATGGAACGTCCAGAGCGGACAGATGCGGGTCAACGAACGCTGGGCCGAGATCGTCGGCTACCGGCTGGACGAGCTGGAACCCATCTGCCAGAAGACCTTCATCGCGCTGGTCCATCCAGATGATCTGGCGCTGTCCGATGCAGCCCTGCAGGACCACTTCGATGGCCGCAGTGACCACTACGTCTGCCTGTTGCGGATGCGCCACAAGAACGGTGAATGGATCTGGATCCACGATCGCGGCCGGGTATTCGAGTGGGACGGGCAGGGCAGGCCGCTATGGATGGCCGGCGCCCATGCCGACGTCACCGAACTGCAGCAGGCGCGCCAGGATGCGGCCGAGATGCGGCAGCGCCTGCAGGCGGTGGTGGATGCATCCGACGAAGTGGCGGTGATCGCTACCGACACCGACGGCATCATCACATTGTTCAATACCGGCGCCGAGCGCCTGCTCGGCTACCGCGCCGAAGAGGTGTTGGGACACGCCAATCCCGGCATCTTCCATGATCCAGATGAAATGGCTGCCTATCTGGCGCCGCTGGCTGATGCACAAGGCAGGGCGCCAACCATCTTCCAGGCATTGACCGCGCAGGCACAGGGACAGACGTTTTCGCGGCAATGGACGTTCCTGCGCAAGGATGGGCAGCGCCGCCAGGTGCGCCTGTCGATCAGCCGCATGGATGGCACAGATGGCGAGCGCATCGGCTACGTCGGCATGGCCATCGACATCACCGAGATCCTGCAGGCACGCGCCGAGGCCCGCCTTGCGGCAGACAAGTTCGCCGGTGCCTTCACTTCGGCGGCGCTGGGCATGGCGCTGGTGTCGCTGGAAGGGCGCTGGCTGGACGTCAACGATGCGCTGTGCCGCATTCTGGGCTATCCGCGTGAGGAGCTGCTGCAGGTCGATTTCCAGCGGTTGACCCATCCGGCCGATCTGCAGACCGACCTGG includes the following:
- a CDS encoding Tex family protein, which encodes MHDAKHAQRQIAQQIAQTIADEIGAQTAQVSAAVGLLDEGASVPFIARYRKEVTGGLDDTQLRNLETRLTYLRELEDRRAAVLTSIGEQGKLSDELRNEILAADTKSRLEDLYLPYKPKRRTRAQIAREAGLEPLADGLLGDPTQDPQVFAATFVDADKGVADTKAALEGARAILMERWGEDATLVGELRSWLSEQGVIRARVAEGKETEGAKYRDYFEHAESLAKIPSHRLLALFRARREEILFLELDPGKDAEAGHQYAEGRVAHNAGIRDAGRPGDRWLLDACRLTWRAKLHMHLLLDLFNQAREKAEAEAIAVFGDNLKDLLLAAPAGPKSVLGLDPGIRTGCKIAVVDATGKLVATDTIYPHEPRRQWDQSLQTIKQLCAKHNVQLIAIGNGTASRETDKLAGEAIKALGDNAPQKIVVSEAGASVYSASETAAKEFPDLDVSIRGAVSIARRLQDPLAELVKIEPKAIGVGQYQHDVDQYRLARALDARVEDCVNAVGVYVNTASAALLSRVSGLSSTVAENIVRHRDDNGPFKRRKDLLKVSRLGEKTFEQCAGFLRIADGDQPLDASSVHPEAYPVVERIVASTARPIKALIGDGSFLRGLKAEQFTDETFGVPTVRDILKELEKPGRDPRPEFKAARFADGVEDIKDLREGMVLEGVVSNVAAFGAFVDIGVHQDGLIHISALSDTYVKDPRDVVKAGDIVKVKVLEVDVPRKRIALTRRLDDTPGQATSRPGSRDERSQGQPPRRDAGNPGQGRGQGRNQGSGGRPAQASPPANNALAEAFARAKRS